From a single Aquarana catesbeiana isolate 2022-GZ linkage group LG09, ASM4218655v1, whole genome shotgun sequence genomic region:
- the FANCF gene encoding Fanconi anemia group F protein, protein MAGKLKSMLDNLDHFVDMLALSSTVDVKDWDVLLVQRALEWGSYFQQVYHRFKDNNPIRNVIEEHLAAKNEELCVNFKNYKDITFRDLAKGKAIFCMTLLHNSAVSTLIFKQLVERLQDSDSEKVDSLSLNHTLSQKIASELFLSLPFACERSQKPLEDPVLVTHADILGRSLQRRLKKLEDDQKSSAVSDVLGKLPQPLVYHLIAAVLSNDIASANHQDQLHDLILDWLLTNDAAWTGFYSNVNQKVLAILSSRFFKFRQTYLDYLFKLGYGMEQDITLGMWARNTPKLSFHEFIEHFRCLLSGPQDLKECALTRLQTLKQQDGDYEVSGISIWTDILNELNKS, encoded by the coding sequence ATGGCGGGAAAGCTGAAGAGCATGCTGGATAACTTAGAtcattttgtggacatgcttgcgtTGTCTTCTACTGTTGATGTAAAAGACTGGGATGTCTTACTTGTTCAACGAGCACTCGAGTGGGGAAGTTATTTTCAGCAAGTTTACCATCGCTTTAAGGATAACAACCCTATCAGAAATGTCATTGAAGAACATCTTGCAGCAAAGAATGAAGAGCTCTGTGTTAACTTTAAAAATTACAAAGACATAACTTTTAGAGATCTTGCAAAGGGCAAGGCTATTTTTTGCATGACGCTTCTTCACAACAGTGCAGTTAGTACTCTCATCTTCAAGCAATTGGTTGAGCGTCTACAAGATTCTGACTCCGAGAAGGTTGATTCTCTTTCTTTAAATCACACACTATCTCAGAAAATTGCTTCTGAACTTTTCCTATCACTCCCTTTTGCTTGTGAAAGATCACAGAAGCCTTTGGAGGACCCTGTGTTAGTTACACACGCAGACATCCTTGGAAGGAGCCTCCAAAGAAGACTGAAGAAATTGGAAGATGACCAGAAATCATCTGCAGTGTCAGATGTCCTAGGCAAGCTTCCCCAACCCCTTGTGTACCACCTGATAGCAGCTGTGTTATCTAATGACATTGCAAGTGCTAACCATCAGGACCAATTGCATGACCTAATTCTAGATTGGCTGCTGACAAATGATGCTGCATGGACAGGATTCTATAGTAATGTAAACCAAAAGGTCTTGGCCATATTGAGTTCTAGGTTTTTTAAGTTTAGGCAGACCTATCTAGATTACCTATTTAAACTGGGATATGGGATGGAGCAAGACATTACTTTGGGAATGTGGGCTAGAAACACTCCTAAATTGTCTTTCCATGAGTTTATTGAACATTTTAGATGCCTCTTAAGTGGACCTCAGGACCTTAAAGAATGTGCGTTAACAAGACTTCAGACATTGAAACAGCAAGATGGGGACTACGAAGTATCTGGAATCAGTATATGGACTGATATattaaatgaattaaacaaatcCTAA